In the Methylomonas rhizoryzae genome, one interval contains:
- the smpB gene encoding SsrA-binding protein SmpB, with protein MAAKKSKKDSKQTDNTIAVNRQATHEYYIEEQFEAGLVLEGWEVKSLRDGRIQLKESYVDIKRGEAWLCGAHVSPLLSASTHVNPDAVRRKKLLLHKRELSKLIGSVERKGYTLIPLSMYWVRGRAKLKIGLAKGKKLHDKRQTAKEKDWQREKARVMKHA; from the coding sequence ATGGCAGCCAAGAAATCCAAAAAGGACAGCAAGCAAACCGACAACACCATAGCCGTCAATCGCCAGGCTACCCACGAGTATTACATCGAGGAGCAATTCGAGGCCGGTTTGGTGCTGGAAGGCTGGGAAGTCAAGAGTTTGAGAGACGGCAGGATACAGCTGAAAGAAAGTTACGTGGACATCAAACGCGGCGAAGCGTGGTTGTGCGGGGCTCACGTGTCGCCGCTGTTGTCGGCTTCTACCCATGTGAATCCCGACGCGGTGCGCCGTAAAAAACTATTGTTGCATAAGCGCGAATTGTCGAAATTGATCGGTTCGGTGGAGCGCAAGGGCTACACCTTGATTCCGCTATCGATGTATTGGGTGCGCGGCCGCGCCAAACTGAAAATCGGTTTGGCCAAAGGCAAGAAATTGCACGATAAGCGTCAAACCGCCAAGGAAAAGGATTGGCAGCGGGAAAAGGCCAGAGTGATGAAGCACGCTTAA
- a CDS encoding RnfH family protein, translated as MAVDETLHIEVAYATLEKQCVLELSLPVGCSAEQAIRASGILHIFPAIDLTTQTIGIFGHICQLEQTLQDGDRVEIYRPLTQDPMAARRNRAQR; from the coding sequence ATGGCTGTTGATGAAACTCTGCACATCGAGGTCGCTTACGCAACGTTGGAAAAACAATGCGTCCTCGAACTGAGCCTGCCCGTCGGCTGCAGTGCCGAACAAGCCATCCGGGCGTCCGGCATACTGCACATTTTTCCGGCAATTGACCTAACGACTCAAACGATCGGGATTTTCGGCCACATCTGCCAACTAGAGCAAACCTTGCAAGACGGCGACCGGGTGGAAATCTACCGGCCGCTGACGCAGGACCCCATGGCTGCGCGCCGGAATCGGGCGCAGCGCTAA
- a CDS encoding arsenate reductase/protein-tyrosine-phosphatase family protein, producing the protein MRHYPTAFFKRIDTHFGTYRGLIRLGLAWLDYLSGRYDRQLTPDLSKVERLVFVCLGNVCRSPYAELIARESGLPAVSLGLASASGQPAYGPAIDTAKRRGRDLAAHRATDIGDFVPRDGDLYLVMEARQIERLRNALPAIQADIALLGLWARPMQPHIHDPMNLDPDYFINCYKTIENAVKHLSEDYVAARSMR; encoded by the coding sequence ATGCGGCACTATCCGACAGCATTTTTCAAACGTATCGACACCCATTTCGGGACTTATCGAGGCTTAATACGCTTGGGTTTGGCTTGGCTCGACTATCTGTCGGGCCGATACGATCGGCAGCTAACGCCGGATTTATCCAAGGTAGAGCGCTTGGTTTTCGTGTGCCTGGGGAACGTGTGTCGCAGTCCCTATGCCGAATTGATCGCGCGCGAATCCGGCCTGCCTGCCGTATCGTTGGGTTTGGCGTCCGCTAGCGGGCAGCCCGCTTACGGACCGGCCATAGACACCGCAAAACGGCGCGGCCGCGACCTTGCTGCGCACCGAGCGACCGACATCGGCGATTTCGTCCCGCGCGACGGCGATTTGTACTTGGTGATGGAAGCGAGGCAAATTGAACGTTTGCGCAACGCTTTGCCCGCGATTCAGGCCGACATTGCGTTGTTGGGTTTGTGGGCGAGGCCCATGCAGCCGCACATACACGATCCCATGAATCTGGATCCGGATTATTTCATCAACTGTTACAAGACCATAGAAAATGCCGTCAAGCACTTATCGGAGGACTACGTTGCCGCGCGTTCGATGCGATAG
- a CDS encoding sodium-dependent transporter: protein MTQTTHSIHGQWSSRFAFILAATGSAVGLGNIWKFPYITGENGGGAFVLVYLICVAALGIPVMIAEIMLGRRGRQSPINTMETLAEEAGVDKRWHYVGWSGMIAGFLILAYYSVIAGWSMAYITKAFFGQFINSSPEEIQRLFENLMASPVEQIFWHSLFMFATMHYVMKGVQGGLEKAVRFLMPGLFFILVFLVGYAMVAGDYQRGMAFLFTPDFSKIGAEAILTAMGQAFFTLSLGMGAIMVYGSYLPNHVSIAKTTFFIAGADTAVALLSGIAIFPLVFANNLEAAAGPGLIFQTLPLAFGQMTGGWLFGILFFVLLFFAALSSSISLIEPAVAWLVENENIERHKASVWSGTACWAVGVGVVFSFNVWSNVTLFGKNIFEFLDFVTANLMLPLGGMAIAIFSGWLMKREHAEHELEVGHEAFEAWYFLIKYVAPAAVFLVFLHVLGVI, encoded by the coding sequence ATGACGCAGACTACCCATTCTATCCACGGCCAATGGTCGTCGCGATTCGCCTTCATTTTAGCGGCCACCGGCTCTGCGGTTGGCTTAGGCAACATTTGGAAGTTTCCTTATATTACCGGCGAAAACGGCGGAGGCGCCTTCGTTTTAGTGTATTTGATCTGCGTGGCCGCGCTGGGAATACCGGTCATGATCGCCGAAATCATGCTAGGTCGCCGCGGCCGGCAAAGTCCCATCAACACCATGGAAACCCTGGCCGAAGAAGCCGGAGTCGATAAACGCTGGCACTACGTAGGCTGGTCCGGCATGATAGCCGGTTTTCTGATACTGGCGTATTACAGCGTGATTGCCGGTTGGTCCATGGCTTATATCACCAAGGCCTTCTTCGGCCAATTCATCAACAGCAGTCCTGAAGAAATTCAGCGACTGTTCGAAAACTTGATGGCAAGCCCCGTGGAGCAGATTTTTTGGCATAGCCTGTTCATGTTTGCCACCATGCACTACGTGATGAAAGGCGTGCAAGGCGGGCTGGAAAAAGCCGTGCGCTTTTTGATGCCGGGATTGTTTTTCATCTTGGTGTTTCTAGTCGGTTACGCGATGGTCGCCGGCGATTACCAGCGCGGCATGGCTTTCCTGTTCACCCCGGATTTCAGCAAAATCGGCGCCGAGGCGATACTCACCGCGATGGGCCAAGCCTTCTTTACCCTGAGCTTGGGCATGGGCGCCATTATGGTATACGGCTCCTACCTACCCAACCACGTTTCCATCGCCAAAACCACCTTCTTCATCGCCGGCGCCGACACCGCCGTCGCCTTGTTGTCCGGCATTGCCATCTTCCCGCTGGTGTTCGCCAACAACCTGGAAGCCGCTGCCGGCCCCGGTTTGATTTTCCAAACCCTGCCGCTGGCCTTCGGGCAAATGACCGGCGGTTGGTTATTCGGTATCTTGTTTTTCGTGTTGCTGTTTTTTGCCGCCCTGTCGTCGTCGATTTCTTTAATCGAACCGGCGGTTGCCTGGTTGGTGGAGAACGAAAACATCGAACGGCATAAGGCCTCGGTCTGGTCGGGTACGGCGTGCTGGGCGGTAGGCGTCGGCGTGGTGTTTTCGTTCAACGTGTGGTCGAACGTCACCTTATTCGGTAAAAACATTTTCGAATTCCTGGACTTTGTCACCGCGAATCTGATGCTACCGTTGGGCGGCATGGCCATTGCGATTTTCTCCGGTTGGTTGATGAAGCGCGAACACGCCGAACACGAATTGGAAGTCGGCCACGAAGCGTTCGAAGCCTGGTATTTCCTGATCAAATATGTCGCACCCGCTGCGGTGTTTCTGGTGTTTTTGCACGTACTCGGAGTCATTTAA
- a CDS encoding polysaccharide deacetylase family protein, whose amino-acid sequence MTNVLLTVDTEVWCEGWHDLDAKFPDYFRKYVYGPTRAGHYALPILFKVLADFGLRATFFVEPLFALRFGLEPLREIVGLVQDAGQDVQLHAHPEWLDESREAPLFDMHTKQPRLSGFSPEQQRRIIAKAKELLVAAGAQSVEGFRAGSYAADRNTLLALADNGIFIDSSYNWAAPVGVCDMFPGRRLLQPAIDAGVTELPVSVYRPGGARLSRHLQLTACSFAEMRWMLEYAQRTGWDSVVIVLHNFELLTEDKLRPDRMVFRRFVALCRYLADHADRFATVGIGGLVPQVSALQPELPETPAWLTAGRYLAQAAGRYQ is encoded by the coding sequence ATGACCAATGTTTTATTGACTGTTGATACCGAAGTCTGGTGCGAGGGTTGGCATGATTTGGACGCCAAGTTTCCGGATTATTTCAGAAAATACGTGTACGGCCCGACTCGGGCCGGACATTATGCTTTGCCGATTTTGTTCAAAGTGTTGGCCGATTTCGGCTTGCGGGCGACATTTTTCGTCGAGCCTTTGTTCGCCTTGCGTTTCGGTTTGGAGCCCTTGCGGGAAATCGTCGGCTTGGTGCAAGATGCCGGCCAGGACGTACAACTGCACGCGCACCCGGAATGGTTGGATGAATCCCGGGAAGCGCCGTTATTCGACATGCACACCAAACAGCCCAGATTAAGCGGGTTTTCTCCGGAGCAACAACGCCGAATCATCGCCAAGGCCAAAGAATTGCTGGTCGCAGCCGGGGCGCAATCGGTAGAGGGGTTTCGGGCCGGCAGTTACGCCGCCGACCGCAATACCTTGCTGGCCTTGGCCGATAACGGGATTTTTATCGACAGTAGTTACAACTGGGCTGCGCCGGTTGGCGTTTGCGACATGTTTCCGGGTCGGCGGCTGCTGCAACCGGCCATAGATGCCGGCGTGACGGAACTGCCGGTATCGGTGTACCGGCCGGGAGGCGCGCGCCTATCCCGGCACCTGCAATTAACGGCCTGTTCGTTCGCCGAAATGCGTTGGATGTTGGAATATGCACAGCGGACGGGGTGGGATAGTGTGGTGATAGTGCTGCACAACTTCGAGTTGCTGACCGAGGACAAATTGCGGCCTGACCGCATGGTTTTTCGCCGCTTTGTCGCGTTATGCCGTTATTTGGCCGACCATGCCGACCGGTTCGCTACCGTGGGCATCGGCGGCTTGGTCCCGCAAGTCTCGGCTCTTCAACCCGAATTACCCGAAACTCCGGCCTGGCTGACTGCTGGTCGTTATTTGGCACAGGCCGCCGGCCGTTATCAATAA
- a CDS encoding carboxylate--amine ligase, which translates to MQSSQSMQTILLGADSPIGLTMIRELGRAGIKVHGIGWGKGSVGLYSKYLESAHYRQSGQLVEQLNAIAEAFACPWIMAVSEDDIMFLQRNRDALQAQPIVPSEAAFAAVVNKNVTLEAARQIGIDTPKTWRIKALADLEGLASELSYPLILKWDNPHAVKAKIHALNRQVDKFRYVYDPAELKQYLTEYDVIGEFPLIQEYCPGYGLGQMFLASAGRVILRFQHQRIAEWPPEGGVSVVCRSLGLDLHQELMAKSAQLLQTLDWTGPAMVEYRYDPIRQRAVLMEINGRFWGSLPLAYYAGVPFVSGWFLAATGGQQPEQPQYQANIQCRYLVPECKRLMTILLFPDRIQNKTLRFSKCAEISAFLRRFFRADSYYYVFSWDDPKPFLFDLVNMLRKLFRL; encoded by the coding sequence ATGCAATCATCCCAATCTATGCAGACGATTTTGTTAGGAGCCGATTCGCCTATCGGATTGACTATGATTCGCGAGCTGGGCCGAGCCGGTATCAAAGTACACGGAATAGGCTGGGGCAAGGGCAGCGTCGGTTTATATTCGAAATATCTGGAAAGCGCGCACTATCGGCAATCCGGCCAATTGGTCGAGCAATTGAACGCTATCGCCGAGGCTTTCGCTTGTCCCTGGATCATGGCGGTCAGCGAAGACGACATTATGTTTTTGCAACGCAACCGCGACGCCTTGCAGGCGCAACCCATCGTGCCGAGTGAAGCGGCGTTCGCGGCGGTGGTCAATAAAAATGTTACCTTGGAGGCCGCCCGGCAAATCGGGATCGATACCCCGAAAACTTGGCGGATCAAGGCATTGGCGGACCTGGAGGGTCTCGCGAGCGAATTGTCTTATCCTTTGATTCTTAAATGGGACAATCCGCATGCGGTCAAGGCTAAGATTCACGCGTTAAACCGGCAGGTCGACAAGTTTCGCTACGTTTACGACCCAGCGGAATTAAAACAATATTTAACCGAGTACGACGTGATCGGCGAGTTTCCGTTGATTCAGGAGTACTGCCCCGGATACGGCTTGGGGCAAATGTTCTTGGCGTCTGCCGGCCGGGTGATTTTGAGGTTTCAGCACCAGCGCATAGCCGAATGGCCGCCGGAAGGCGGGGTGTCCGTGGTTTGCCGTTCGCTCGGCTTGGATCTGCATCAAGAGTTGATGGCCAAATCGGCGCAATTGCTGCAAACCCTCGATTGGACCGGGCCGGCCATGGTCGAGTATCGCTACGATCCGATCCGGCAGCGTGCGGTGTTGATGGAAATCAACGGCCGGTTTTGGGGGAGTTTACCGTTAGCCTACTACGCAGGGGTGCCGTTCGTTAGCGGCTGGTTTTTGGCGGCGACCGGTGGGCAGCAACCCGAACAGCCGCAATACCAAGCCAATATCCAATGCCGCTATCTGGTGCCGGAATGCAAACGCCTGATGACCATTTTGTTATTCCCGGACAGGATTCAAAACAAGACCTTGCGATTTTCCAAATGCGCGGAAATATCGGCGTTTTTGCGCCGGTTTTTCCGGGCCGACAGTTACTACTACGTATTCAGTTGGGACGACCCTAAACCGTTTTTATTTGACCTCGTGAATATGCTGCGTAAATTGTTTAGGCTTTAG
- a CDS encoding type II toxin-antitoxin system RatA family toxin, with translation MISVVQKSALVKFSAKQMFDLVDDIEAYPQFLPWCSGSKVLRRDGNIVEGRIDIAKAGFHKSFTTRNVTDPGGRITISLLDGPFKSLEGVWNFMPLRADASKISLDLEFEIASTFAGLAFGPVFNQICNTMVGAFTQRAKVIYGC, from the coding sequence ATGATTTCGGTCGTACAAAAAAGCGCGTTGGTCAAGTTTTCGGCCAAACAAATGTTCGACCTGGTCGACGACATCGAGGCCTATCCGCAGTTTCTGCCCTGGTGCAGCGGCAGCAAGGTACTGCGCCGGGACGGGAATATCGTCGAGGGGCGCATCGACATTGCCAAAGCCGGCTTTCATAAATCCTTTACCACCCGCAACGTAACCGATCCCGGTGGGCGTATCACGATCAGCTTGTTGGACGGCCCGTTCAAGTCGCTGGAAGGCGTATGGAACTTCATGCCCTTACGCGCGGACGCCAGCAAGATTTCTTTGGATTTGGAATTCGAAATCGCCAGCACTTTCGCCGGCTTGGCCTTCGGACCGGTGTTCAACCAAATTTGCAACACCATGGTCGGGGCCTTCACCCAACGGGCCAAAGTCATCTATGGCTGTTGA